In a single window of the Prosthecobacter sp. SYSU 5D2 genome:
- a CDS encoding class I SAM-dependent methyltransferase, with protein sequence MSTPYDQVPYPCNAYAQTHPAHLAMIARLHGLDPAAPEQCRVLEIGCGDGGNLLPLAYVLPGSRFLGIDLAATSIEAGLKHAQAFGLTNIDFQALDLMQLSREDIGEWDYIVAHGVFSWVPEPVRLRLLALCREVLAPQGVAFISYNAHPGSHLRGMVRDMLAYHTENAQDPATKISQGRALMQFLAQSHGTDDEYGALMRSEAQRVLKYDSNHFYHDDLAEINEPFFLHQFADLAGAHGLQYLGDADYSSMHALRYPPEVRDVLAGLGDDVIRAEQYLDFLKCRRFRQSLLCHQEVKVLRQVPPEVLEGLYFASAAKPDSDAVNLLDGSSVTFKGEGSLQLTTSHPLAKVTLAYLGLHWPDRVSLHDLAQAAGGALGSLPEQGSLEHVMTEFLQMGAAEAHAMPAPFATRPTERPRASAWALYQRQFGGGITNLRHQTLHIRDDFGLWLLGQMDGTRTADQIAHEMAATVKPGPDGNLDMNKELQEARELVQKGLAQLAVLGFQLAER encoded by the coding sequence ATGTCCACTCCCTACGATCAGGTCCCCTATCCTTGCAATGCCTATGCGCAAACGCACCCGGCGCATCTGGCGATGATCGCCCGGCTGCATGGGCTGGACCCGGCGGCGCCGGAGCAGTGCCGGGTGCTGGAGATCGGCTGCGGGGACGGGGGCAATCTGCTGCCGCTGGCGTATGTGCTGCCGGGAAGCCGTTTCCTGGGCATTGACCTGGCGGCGACGAGCATCGAAGCGGGTCTGAAACATGCGCAGGCTTTTGGGCTGACGAACATTGATTTCCAGGCGCTGGACCTGATGCAACTGAGCCGGGAGGATATCGGGGAGTGGGATTACATCGTTGCGCACGGCGTGTTTTCCTGGGTGCCTGAACCGGTGCGGCTGCGGCTGCTGGCGCTGTGCCGGGAGGTGCTGGCCCCGCAGGGGGTGGCCTTTATCAGCTACAATGCGCATCCGGGCAGCCACCTGCGCGGCATGGTGCGGGACATGCTGGCTTATCACACGGAGAATGCGCAGGACCCGGCGACAAAGATTTCCCAGGGGCGGGCGCTGATGCAGTTTCTGGCGCAGAGCCACGGCACGGATGATGAATACGGGGCGCTGATGCGCAGTGAGGCGCAACGGGTGCTGAAATACGATTCGAATCACTTTTATCATGATGACCTGGCGGAGATCAATGAGCCGTTTTTCCTGCATCAGTTTGCGGATCTGGCCGGGGCGCACGGGCTGCAGTACCTGGGAGATGCGGATTATTCGTCCATGCATGCACTTCGCTATCCGCCGGAGGTGCGGGATGTGCTGGCTGGCCTGGGGGACGATGTGATCCGGGCGGAACAGTATCTGGATTTCCTGAAATGCCGCCGCTTCCGCCAGTCGCTGCTGTGCCACCAGGAGGTGAAAGTGCTGCGCCAGGTGCCCCCGGAGGTGCTGGAGGGCCTGTATTTTGCCTCCGCCGCCAAACCGGACAGCGACGCGGTGAATCTGCTGGATGGCAGCAGCGTGACCTTCAAGGGAGAAGGCAGCCTGCAACTGACCACCAGCCATCCGCTGGCCAAGGTGACGCTGGCCTACCTGGGCCTGCACTGGCCAGACCGGGTCAGCCTGCATGACCTGGCACAGGCGGCAGGCGGTGCACTGGGGTCGCTGCCAGAGCAGGGCAGCCTGGAGCATGTGATGACGGAATTTCTGCAAATGGGGGCGGCGGAGGCGCATGCGATGCCGGCCCCCTTTGCCACGCGACCGACAGAGAGGCCACGGGCGAGCGCGTGGGCGCTGTATCAGCGGCAGTTCGGCGGCGGCATCACCAATCTGCGCCACCAGACCTTGCATATCCGTGATGATTTTGGCCTGTGGCTGCTAGGGCAGATGGACGGGACCCGGACGGCGGACCAGATCGCCCATGAAATGGCGGCGACGGTGAAACCGGGACCGGATGGGAATCTGGACATGAACAAGGAACTGCAGGAAGCCCGTGAACTGGTGCAAAAAGGCCTGGCTCAACTGGCGGTGCTGGGCTTCCAACTGGCGGAGAGGTGA
- a CDS encoding RHS repeat-associated core domain-containing protein, with translation MITVKEEQFAVFRPRARQAVPATVQRGLVRSGVDVRKRDNHLIIRDKCQRESALTFRKDGLPERIERPSGLTCHFDHDSSGRLAAMIYPSGRRLEFGRDKAGEVTSLRQPGFAEYGFRYSKPAGAGGDPLLQAVTYPDHRQRSFEYDSDGRVTAIIEPSGARYVFQRNERGHLTEMRDPMRRVIQMITDEAGAPQSVGFPDGSSESYHFDPAASIAVRTHRDGHETSYLIKDERIAQIGNGPDDSTRFGYDGEGNLTSVERNGQLIAFTVADGEILEEKTSAGSVFYSRDAEGSPLSLGTPFGDSIQYRYDEDGRLVGLTAWGGRELQLSYSSEDTISEILFPNGSRVQQEYGPAMRLTKREVLSSGRVIQRSDYRYDACTRFSGASHRGLFPGESKIAYDADDHVVREESSRWNASYTYDAKGNMTGINGATIKVGPMDEPLEWRGTALAYDKRGNMVTLPGRAGTLQCKYAADGMLSECRTGGGTLRFRYDALGRRVEKTGGTQNWRYGWAGHQLLWEEYREQQDAAPVRRDYLFLPGTVVPLGFREKGRCYWLITDARGAVEMALDDQGEVVWKATYDSFGQVHLEVDKIRQPWRMPGQYEDQETGLYYNFARYYSPQLHSYLSLDPRWIEFDASHYSYCRNDPWNRADPFGGIAPLLAIGIAAVVGAAVGAIVAAATGGDPLAGAVEGAVAGAGALVAVVCGAGAAVILAAGVIASAVGAFAGQMTEQARKGDQFCLMCALKGAGVAALTDLALLGLGKIPGVKKLAGFLGKKLADHAGPITRASRRAWKKAKDAVSQAAGRRVRNGISPRHAESFAEFAAEKNQFVIVRNSNDASMKYQGQPGYTAKPMSCKAKTAKHGEDAGLVVDPTHPKQQKAWDDAELAAKDDPEKLAQVKSDRENAEKYWKKYEEDTQKSTGKKPEVDDQGRALQDGKKIHGDYDLHGVYDGNSKERVSYGSGDANSPDESLARQRRKEMNEHLDPDGKSEMVQHGGQDDWNNPNKSPDPPVTVFKPDGTSEQLKDADEMKDFYESNGLPWTYGG, from the coding sequence ATGATCACCGTCAAGGAAGAACAATTTGCCGTTTTCCGGCCCCGGGCCCGCCAGGCTGTTCCTGCAACAGTTCAGCGTGGCCTGGTCCGCAGCGGTGTGGATGTCCGGAAGCGTGACAATCACCTCATCATCAGGGACAAGTGCCAGCGTGAAAGCGCCCTCACCTTCCGGAAAGACGGCCTGCCTGAGCGGATCGAGCGCCCATCAGGACTGACCTGCCATTTTGACCATGATTCATCTGGCCGCCTGGCCGCAATGATTTACCCCAGTGGCCGGCGTTTGGAATTCGGCCGGGACAAAGCGGGTGAAGTCACTTCCCTGCGACAGCCGGGGTTTGCGGAATATGGTTTCCGGTATTCGAAACCGGCAGGGGCAGGGGGAGACCCCTTGTTGCAGGCAGTCACTTATCCGGATCACAGACAGCGGAGTTTTGAATATGACTCCGATGGCCGCGTCACTGCCATCATCGAGCCTTCCGGTGCGCGCTACGTTTTTCAGCGCAACGAACGCGGTCATCTCACGGAGATGCGGGATCCGATGCGAAGGGTCATTCAGATGATCACCGATGAGGCAGGGGCTCCGCAGTCTGTAGGGTTTCCCGACGGCAGCTCGGAATCCTATCACTTCGATCCTGCGGCCAGCATCGCTGTCCGCACCCACCGTGACGGGCACGAAACCTCCTATCTTATCAAGGATGAGCGGATCGCCCAGATAGGGAACGGCCCGGATGACAGCACCCGCTTTGGTTATGATGGGGAGGGAAATCTCACCTCCGTCGAGCGCAACGGCCAGCTCATCGCCTTCACTGTGGCGGATGGGGAAATCCTGGAGGAAAAGACTTCCGCAGGTTCTGTGTTCTACAGCCGGGATGCGGAAGGCAGCCCGTTGTCCCTGGGCACCCCGTTTGGGGACAGCATCCAGTACCGCTATGATGAAGATGGCCGGCTGGTGGGCCTCACGGCATGGGGAGGCCGGGAATTGCAGCTCTCCTACAGCAGTGAAGACACGATCAGCGAAATCCTTTTTCCCAACGGCTCGCGTGTGCAGCAGGAGTATGGGCCTGCCATGCGGTTGACCAAACGTGAAGTGCTCAGCAGCGGGCGTGTCATTCAAAGGTCAGACTATCGCTATGATGCATGCACACGGTTTTCGGGTGCCTCACACCGCGGTCTTTTTCCGGGTGAAAGCAAGATCGCCTACGATGCTGACGACCACGTGGTCCGCGAGGAATCCAGCCGGTGGAACGCCAGTTACACCTATGATGCCAAAGGCAATATGACCGGCATCAACGGAGCCACGATCAAGGTGGGTCCGATGGATGAGCCTCTTGAGTGGCGTGGCACAGCTCTGGCCTATGACAAGCGGGGCAACATGGTCACCCTCCCGGGCAGGGCTGGAACGCTCCAATGCAAATACGCTGCCGACGGCATGCTGTCAGAATGCCGCACCGGGGGCGGGACCCTGCGCTTTCGCTATGATGCCCTGGGCCGCCGGGTGGAGAAAACCGGGGGCACACAAAACTGGCGCTATGGCTGGGCAGGCCACCAGCTTCTGTGGGAGGAGTATCGTGAGCAGCAGGATGCCGCCCCTGTCCGCCGTGACTACCTTTTCCTGCCGGGAACCGTCGTCCCGCTTGGCTTCCGGGAAAAAGGCCGTTGCTACTGGCTCATCACCGATGCCCGGGGCGCGGTGGAAATGGCGCTGGATGACCAGGGAGAAGTCGTCTGGAAGGCCACCTATGACAGCTTTGGGCAGGTCCACCTGGAGGTGGACAAGATCCGCCAGCCCTGGCGGATGCCCGGCCAGTATGAAGACCAGGAGACCGGTCTCTACTACAACTTCGCCCGTTACTACAGCCCGCAGCTCCATTCTTATCTCTCTCTCGATCCACGGTGGATCGAGTTTGATGCTTCCCACTATAGCTACTGCCGCAATGATCCCTGGAACCGTGCCGACCCTTTTGGCGGCATTGCACCGCTCCTGGCCATCGGCATCGCAGCCGTCGTCGGTGCGGCGGTCGGAGCTATCGTCGCCGCCGCCACAGGAGGGGATCCGCTGGCCGGGGCCGTGGAAGGCGCTGTAGCTGGTGCGGGAGCCCTGGTGGCGGTGGTATGTGGTGCCGGAGCCGCTGTCATCCTTGCCGCAGGCGTTATTGCCAGCGCCGTGGGTGCCTTCGCCGGGCAGATGACGGAGCAGGCCCGCAAAGGCGATCAATTTTGTCTCATGTGCGCTCTCAAGGGGGCCGGCGTCGCGGCTCTGACGGACCTTGCCTTGCTCGGGCTGGGCAAGATCCCGGGCGTCAAGAAACTGGCGGGTTTCCTCGGTAAAAAACTGGCTGACCATGCCGGACCGATTACACGGGCCTCCCGGCGCGCCTGGAAGAAAGCCAAGGATGCCGTCTCCCAGGCTGCAGGGAGAAGAGTACGCAATGGCATCAGTCCGCGTCATGCGGAATCCTTTGCGGAGTTTGCCGCTGAGAAGAACCAGTTCGTCATTGTGCGTAACAGCAATGATGCCTCCATGAAGTATCAGGGGCAGCCGGGCTACACGGCCAAGCCCATGAGCTGCAAAGCCAAAACCGCCAAACATGGCGAGGACGCCGGACTCGTTGTGGATCCCACTCATCCCAAGCAGCAAAAGGCATGGGATGATGCGGAACTGGCCGCCAAGGACGATCCTGAAAAACTCGCTCAGGTGAAAAGTGATCGCGAAAATGCCGAGAAGTACTGGAAGAAGTACGAAGAGGACACGCAGAAAAGCACCGGCAAGAAACCCGAAGTGGACGATCAGGGACGTGCGCTTCAGGATGGCAAAAAAATCCATGGCGACTACGACCTCCATGGCGTTTACGACGGCAACAGCAAAGAGCGCGTCAGCTATGGAAGTGGCGATGCCAACAGTCCGGATGAGTCTCTTGCCCGTCAGCGGCGCAAAGAGATGAATGAACATCTTGATCCAGATGGCAAGAGCGAGATGGTGCAGCATGGCGGTCAGGACGATTGGAACAACCCTAACAAGTCACCCGACCCGCCGGTGACCGTGTTCAAGCCCGATGGCACCTCCGAGCAGCTCAAAGATGCTGATGAGATGAAGGACTTTTATGAAAGCAATGGCTTGCCCTGGACCTATGGCGGGTGA
- a CDS encoding DUF4123 domain-containing protein → MSCLASATFSILDAAAMGPAFREAASLQANHACLYRGESEQNLATVAPYLFSFNASTDFGKWLVTSGWGRAWGVHIVTSASSEDTRRHLRKFLIVKTEEGKELYFRFYDPRVLRLILPTFGPQELKELFGPIQQWIVEDEDPSFVLRFQLHNLQLRTLREPVSMSGRKNDFSGPNTLPPSS, encoded by the coding sequence ATGAGCTGCCTCGCTTCCGCCACCTTTTCCATCCTTGATGCGGCTGCAATGGGACCGGCGTTCAGAGAGGCGGCTTCACTGCAGGCGAATCATGCCTGCCTCTACCGTGGGGAGAGCGAGCAAAACCTGGCTACCGTTGCGCCTTACCTTTTTTCATTCAATGCCTCCACGGACTTCGGCAAGTGGCTCGTGACATCGGGTTGGGGCCGCGCGTGGGGGGTGCATATTGTCACCTCAGCCTCCTCTGAAGACACCCGGCGGCATCTGCGGAAGTTTCTCATCGTCAAGACTGAGGAGGGCAAGGAACTCTATTTCCGATTTTATGATCCGCGTGTGCTCCGGCTCATTCTCCCCACTTTTGGGCCTCAGGAGCTAAAAGAACTTTTTGGCCCCATTCAACAGTGGATCGTTGAAGATGAAGACCCGTCGTTCGTGCTCAGGTTTCAGCTCCATAACTTGCAGCTGCGAACCTTACGGGAACCCGTCTCAATGAGCGGCCGCAAAAATGACTTTTCCGGCCCTAACACGCTCCCGCCCAGTTCATGA
- a CDS encoding serine/threonine-protein kinase, whose product MSREGPGHSPIRFGKYEVARHADGKPMLLGSGSTGNTYKAVHALLGTTVALKVVHENLAGDPEVKQRFLNEARAIACLKHPHIAQMVDCDEADGVLFYAMEFCDGGDLEKLAASRGPLPEETVLHLARQAARALAHVHDQGYLHRDLKPSNLMLAMVPGKEEANLKLIDFGLVKNLHQASGLTQRGQFRGTLLYTSPEQLREQTLDERADVFALGVTLWFLLEGKLPLKNNSEEVTKQRLSGKNLGTLLPKRIHPAVRALLTEMMQPELKRRVRNMHIVLTGIDECLVQMHRTGRALVGSPRFEKLPEGSAPARSRATTAPHLGTTTRAAGATASRRGAAPGHGTAGTMPPIPPSSTQTPANATPVPAAHVNAAPPPQTAPDARPPRPPAGAEARPAPSPKMGIRVIQQPLAAKFDMVEEREDAHGDLGRTFYARRSSTGDMVQLTQIQRSLAADSQVVRGLEEMVVQASRCDGVYVVRPNSLIKFTDHLVLIEEMVDGLSLLTVLKARQKLNLLEAASVLYQLADACDLAMSAGLNSLDLAAHRLTLQFPHMMGARISGREAQKLLSLPANQWPPFILRVEPDYEAAFMGMETDLPCRFARLLYHILSGLPVPAAAMGGRAGYISGLGEEANRLLGKVISGELLLPDCASLLMRLWQMESLPAQALTAHRNRTRHA is encoded by the coding sequence ATGAGCCGAGAAGGTCCAGGACATTCCCCCATCCGCTTTGGCAAGTATGAGGTGGCCCGCCATGCGGACGGGAAACCCATGCTGTTGGGCAGCGGATCCACGGGGAACACGTACAAGGCGGTACACGCGCTGCTGGGGACGACGGTGGCGCTGAAGGTGGTCCATGAGAACCTGGCGGGGGACCCGGAGGTGAAGCAGCGCTTTTTAAACGAGGCGCGGGCCATCGCCTGTCTGAAGCACCCGCACATCGCCCAGATGGTGGACTGTGATGAGGCGGACGGGGTGCTGTTTTATGCGATGGAATTTTGCGACGGCGGGGACCTGGAGAAGCTGGCCGCGAGCCGGGGGCCGCTGCCGGAGGAGACGGTGCTGCACCTGGCCCGGCAGGCAGCGCGGGCGCTGGCACATGTGCATGACCAGGGCTATCTGCACCGGGACCTGAAGCCGTCCAACCTGATGCTGGCCATGGTGCCGGGAAAAGAGGAGGCGAATCTGAAGCTGATTGACTTTGGCCTGGTGAAGAACCTGCACCAGGCTAGCGGGCTGACTCAGCGCGGCCAGTTCCGCGGGACGCTCCTTTACACAAGCCCGGAGCAGCTCAGGGAGCAGACCCTGGATGAGCGGGCGGATGTCTTTGCCCTGGGGGTGACGCTGTGGTTCCTGCTGGAGGGGAAGCTGCCCCTGAAAAACAATTCGGAGGAGGTCACCAAACAGCGGCTTTCCGGGAAAAATCTGGGGACACTCCTGCCAAAAAGGATCCACCCGGCAGTGCGGGCGCTGCTGACAGAAATGATGCAGCCGGAGCTGAAACGGCGGGTGCGCAACATGCACATCGTGCTGACGGGGATAGATGAATGCCTGGTACAAATGCACCGGACGGGGCGGGCGCTGGTGGGGAGTCCCCGGTTTGAAAAACTGCCCGAAGGGTCAGCGCCAGCGAGGTCCCGTGCGACGACGGCACCGCATCTGGGCACCACGACACGGGCAGCCGGGGCCACGGCATCCCGGCGGGGGGCTGCGCCCGGCCACGGGACAGCGGGAACCATGCCTCCCATCCCGCCATCCTCCACCCAGACTCCTGCAAATGCTACCCCCGTCCCGGCGGCCCATGTGAACGCTGCTCCGCCTCCGCAAACGGCACCAGATGCCCGGCCACCGAGGCCGCCTGCAGGGGCAGAAGCAAGGCCAGCGCCGTCGCCGAAAATGGGGATCCGGGTGATCCAGCAGCCGCTGGCGGCCAAATTTGACATGGTGGAGGAACGTGAGGATGCCCACGGGGATCTGGGGCGGACCTTCTATGCGCGGCGCTCTTCCACGGGTGACATGGTGCAGTTGACTCAAATCCAGCGCAGCCTGGCGGCAGACAGCCAAGTGGTGCGGGGCCTGGAGGAGATGGTGGTCCAGGCGAGCCGCTGCGACGGGGTTTACGTTGTGCGGCCGAATTCGCTGATCAAATTTACAGACCACCTGGTGCTGATCGAAGAGATGGTGGACGGTCTTTCCCTGCTGACGGTGCTGAAGGCGCGCCAGAAGCTGAACCTGCTGGAGGCGGCCAGCGTGCTGTATCAACTGGCGGACGCCTGTGACCTGGCCATGAGTGCGGGCCTGAACAGCCTGGATCTGGCGGCACACCGGCTGACGCTGCAGTTCCCGCACATGATGGGTGCGCGGATCAGCGGGCGGGAGGCGCAGAAGCTGCTGTCCTTGCCGGCCAATCAATGGCCACCCTTCATCCTGCGGGTGGAGCCGGACTATGAGGCCGCTTTCATGGGGATGGAGACGGATCTGCCCTGCCGGTTTGCCAGGCTTTTGTATCACATCCTCAGCGGTCTGCCCGTGCCTGCCGCAGCGATGGGGGGCCGGGCGGGCTACATTTCCGGCCTGGGTGAGGAGGCCAACCGGCTCCTAGGCAAAGTGATCTCCGGAGAGCTGCTGCTGCCTGACTGCGCATCCTTGCTGATGCGGCTGTGGCAGATGGAAAGTCTGCCAGCCCAGGCACTGACAGCCCATCGCAACAGAACGAGGCACGCCTGA